A portion of the Brevundimonas pondensis genome contains these proteins:
- a CDS encoding GNAT family N-acetyltransferase: protein MNSIRIRPYDPADLTAVVELFNGSVRKIASRDYSPAQIEAWAPVAVNLVQWSERLERKPTFIAEHMNRIAGFSDLGPTGHIDMLFVHCEHQGRGVAKSLMDHILLKAHEQKLSSLCTDASITAKPFFERSGFKVAWEQDVELRGQIFRNYRMIRVL, encoded by the coding sequence ATGAACTCGATCCGAATTCGTCCGTATGATCCGGCTGATTTGACTGCTGTCGTCGAACTGTTCAACGGCTCGGTCAGAAAGATCGCCAGCCGTGACTACAGTCCGGCTCAAATCGAGGCCTGGGCGCCGGTTGCGGTTAACCTGGTCCAGTGGTCCGAGCGCCTTGAGCGTAAGCCGACGTTCATCGCAGAACATATGAATCGAATCGCAGGCTTCAGCGACCTCGGGCCGACCGGCCATATCGATATGCTATTCGTTCATTGCGAACATCAGGGTCGCGGCGTCGCCAAGAGCCTGATGGACCACATCCTGCTCAAGGCTCACGAACAAAAGCTGTCGTCTTTATGTACGGACGCGAGCATCACGGCAAAGCCGTTCTTTGAACGCAGCGGCTTCAAGGTGGCCTGGGAACAGGACGTCGAACTCCGCGGCCAGATCTTTCGCAACTATCGAATGATCAGGGTGCTCTAG
- a CDS encoding hypervirulence associated TUDOR domain-containing protein, which yields MPKTFDVGDHVSWNSEAGRVTGRITRVHTRDFDYKGHTHRASRAEPQYEIRSDRTDHIAAHKGSALDYVRRRE from the coding sequence ATGCCTAAGACGTTCGATGTCGGAGATCATGTGAGCTGGAACTCCGAGGCAGGGCGAGTAACCGGCCGAATCACTCGGGTTCACACACGCGACTTCGATTACAAAGGCCACACGCACCGCGCTTCCAGAGCAGAACCTCAATATGAGATCAGGAGCGACAGGACAGATCACATCGCAGCTCACAAGGGGAGCGCACTGGATTATGTGCGACGCCGAGAATGA
- a CDS encoding DUF488 domain-containing protein: MTLPFYTIGHSNRSFEDLVALLQEAQILKVVDVRKIPRSRANPQFNQETLPHRLAEHQIAYDHNVGLGGRRGRIEDVADDSNGYWENTSFHNYADYALSASFHAGLEQLIETGRRQPSAIMCSEAVWWRCHRRLIADNLLARGETVIHIMRHGRLEKARLTAGAVIHPDGTVSYPASAHQEQRR, translated from the coding sequence ATGACGCTGCCGTTCTACACGATCGGGCACTCGAACCGAAGTTTTGAAGATCTCGTCGCCCTGCTGCAGGAAGCACAGATCCTAAAAGTCGTCGATGTCCGCAAGATTCCGAGATCCAGAGCCAATCCTCAGTTCAACCAGGAAACACTTCCGCACAGGCTGGCGGAGCACCAGATAGCCTACGACCACAATGTCGGACTGGGCGGGAGGCGCGGTCGGATCGAAGATGTGGCCGACGACAGCAACGGTTACTGGGAGAACACGAGCTTCCACAACTACGCCGATTACGCTCTTTCCGCCTCTTTCCACGCCGGGTTAGAGCAGTTGATCGAAACGGGGCGGCGCCAACCTAGTGCGATCATGTGCTCGGAAGCAGTGTGGTGGCGGTGTCATCGACGGCTCATCGCCGACAACCTTCTCGCCAGGGGGGAGACTGTCATTCACATCATGCGGCACGGCAGGTTGGAGAAGGCTCGATTGACAGCAGGCGCTGTCATTCATCCCGACGGGACGGTCAGCTATCCGGCTTCTGCGCACCAGGAACAGCGTCGATAG
- the ligD gene encoding non-homologous end-joining DNA ligase: protein MTAERSIRSRPKTTTALPAFRPVQLATLVDAVPGGNRWLHEMKYDGYRLEVVVGGSRARAFTRSGLDWSEKFSGIVDAAASLKVDSAVLDGEAVVFDAEGRSSFQTLQGALKGEPGKIAYVAFDLLALNGEDLSSRPLLERKALLRDLLPKTPGRLRYSDHIRGSGEKLLNSFCANGLEGVVSKLADSRYVGARSAAWVKTKCIQRQEFVVVGWLPSDKSRAFRSLILAVNDNGALRYAGKVGTGFDTMELQRLLEVMKPLEQDNPTVKAPRAEVRDARWLRPRLVAEIAFTEMTNEGTLRHPSYLGLRDDKKPEAVVVEKPALETPAPGGEIVPISNAHVGLPPSVTVRIIRAGLPILLSQVELGLGLAIIAPSALAHARLPAGLTHRPLSAKDGLSVSFAAAWYHQNDNPALRRFVSSARAAR from the coding sequence ATGACCGCAGAACGCTCCATACGGTCCAGACCCAAGACCACGACCGCCCTGCCCGCTTTTCGTCCCGTGCAGCTCGCCACGCTCGTCGACGCCGTGCCAGGAGGAAATCGCTGGCTGCATGAGATGAAGTACGATGGCTACCGGCTGGAGGTCGTCGTCGGCGGAAGTCGCGCTCGAGCCTTTACGCGCTCCGGACTCGACTGGTCGGAGAAGTTTTCGGGGATCGTCGACGCCGCTGCGTCCCTGAAGGTGGACTCCGCGGTGCTCGACGGCGAGGCTGTCGTGTTCGACGCCGAAGGGCGCTCCAGCTTCCAGACGTTGCAAGGCGCTCTGAAGGGCGAACCCGGCAAGATCGCCTATGTCGCTTTCGACCTTCTCGCGCTTAACGGGGAGGATTTGTCGTCGCGACCGTTGCTCGAGCGCAAGGCTCTTCTGCGCGACCTGCTTCCTAAGACGCCGGGACGGCTCCGTTACTCCGATCACATTCGGGGCAGCGGCGAAAAGCTGTTGAACAGCTTTTGCGCGAACGGCCTGGAGGGGGTGGTGTCCAAGCTGGCCGACAGCCGGTACGTCGGCGCGCGCTCGGCGGCTTGGGTGAAGACCAAATGCATCCAGCGTCAGGAGTTCGTTGTGGTGGGATGGCTTCCCTCAGACAAATCGCGCGCCTTCCGCTCCTTGATCCTCGCCGTCAATGACAACGGCGCCCTCCGCTATGCAGGCAAGGTTGGCACGGGCTTCGATACGATGGAGCTGCAACGGCTCCTGGAGGTCATGAAACCGCTCGAACAGGACAATCCCACCGTCAAGGCGCCCCGCGCCGAGGTTCGGGACGCCCGCTGGCTCCGCCCCCGGCTGGTCGCGGAAATCGCCTTCACTGAAATGACCAATGAAGGCACGTTGCGTCACCCGAGCTATCTCGGCCTGCGCGATGACAAGAAGCCCGAAGCGGTCGTTGTCGAGAAGCCGGCGTTGGAGACGCCAGCGCCGGGTGGCGAGATTGTGCCGATCAGCAACGCTCACGTCGGCCTCCCCCCCTCCGTGACCGTCAGGATCATCCGGGCCGGACTGCCGATCCTGTTGTCACAGGTCGAACTCGGCCTCGGGCTGGCGATCATCGCGCCCAGCGCTCTTGCGCACGCCCGTCTGCCGGCCGGACTGACCCACCGGCCGCTCAGCGCCAAGGATGGCCTGAGCGTCAGCTTCGCCGCGGCCTGGTATCATCAGAACGACAACCCGGCGCTGCGCCGGTTCGTCAGTTCAGCCCGCGCCGCGCGCTGA
- a CDS encoding DUF2274 domain-containing protein, translating to MSTLKLAGLQDDTPVKMTIEVPADVHRDLVLYAEVLSADGERTYAAAQLIAPMLSRFMAADRSFITAKARQVVGRSSSGALAHPTSARGAG from the coding sequence ATGAGCACGCTCAAGCTGGCGGGTCTGCAGGACGACACTCCGGTGAAGATGACGATTGAAGTGCCTGCGGACGTTCACCGTGACCTGGTCCTGTACGCCGAGGTGCTTTCAGCCGACGGGGAAAGAACCTACGCAGCCGCCCAACTCATCGCCCCCATGCTGTCCCGCTTCATGGCGGCCGACAGATCCTTCATCACAGCAAAGGCGCGTCAGGTGGTCGGCCGATCGTCTTCAGGTGCGCTTGCTCATCCGACGTCAGCGCGCGGCGCGGGCTGA
- a CDS encoding TrbI/VirB10 family protein produces the protein MAGAAGLVAAVSTAAGFGLVKTSKETPSVELVPSRAPPPEAVRALPGDYAAPRMGPPLPGDLGKPVLNARNAAEASPGATASAGPDAHRAEARRAEGERRRVEAEAARGSPLLLIQNGSINSDSARGSPGGPPEVKVDRRADAATDATLLAGSVLEASLVTGIRSDLEGPVLGQITADVHDTLTGRDLLIPKGSRLIGSHASEVSQGQTRLTVRWTRIILPNGRSIALEDEAASDARGYAGLEDRTDQRWGERLRAAALTTLLAVSGAAVDVDDADRVARALRDGTGRGMDALGRGLVERGLSIPPRITIRPGFAFRIILTQDLNLQPYGD, from the coding sequence ATGGCGGGGGCCGCCGGCCTGGTGGCGGCCGTCTCGACCGCAGCGGGTTTCGGCCTGGTGAAGACCTCAAAGGAAACGCCGTCAGTGGAGCTCGTTCCATCCAGGGCTCCCCCGCCCGAGGCTGTGCGCGCCCTGCCTGGGGATTACGCGGCGCCGCGAATGGGGCCGCCGCTGCCCGGCGACCTGGGCAAGCCTGTCCTGAACGCACGGAACGCCGCCGAGGCGAGCCCGGGCGCGACAGCATCTGCCGGTCCCGACGCGCATCGGGCAGAGGCGCGCCGCGCCGAGGGCGAGCGGCGCCGCGTGGAAGCCGAAGCGGCGCGCGGCTCGCCTCTGCTTCTGATCCAGAACGGCTCGATCAATTCTGACAGCGCACGGGGCTCGCCGGGCGGCCCGCCCGAGGTCAAGGTCGACAGGAGGGCGGACGCTGCGACGGACGCAACCCTGCTGGCGGGATCGGTCCTGGAGGCCAGCCTGGTGACGGGCATCCGGTCCGACCTGGAGGGACCCGTGCTTGGCCAGATCACCGCGGATGTGCACGACACCCTGACCGGTCGGGACCTTCTGATCCCCAAGGGCTCGCGGCTGATCGGGTCGCATGCCTCGGAGGTGAGCCAGGGGCAGACTCGCCTTACGGTGCGCTGGACCCGGATCATCCTGCCGAACGGCCGCTCTATCGCCCTCGAGGACGAGGCGGCGTCTGACGCACGGGGCTATGCGGGCCTTGAGGACCGCACGGACCAGCGCTGGGGCGAACGACTGAGGGCGGCGGCCCTGACGACCTTGCTCGCCGTCAGCGGCGCGGCGGTTGACGTGGATGATGCAGACCGCGTGGCGCGCGCCCTCCGCGACGGGACAGGGCGAGGGATGGACGCTCTGGGGCGAGGTCTGGTCGAACGCGGCCTGTCGATCCCGCCCCGTATCACCATCCGCCCGGGTTTCGCTTTCCGCATCATCCTGACCCAGGACTTGAACCTTCAACCCTATGGAGATTGA
- the trbG gene encoding P-type conjugative transfer protein TrbG has translation MQPSSENYLNATQVYAYEAGALFQVYAAPGHVTDIALQPGEALAGQGPVAAGDTVRWIIGQTESGAGDARRTHILVKPTRSDLKTNLVINTDRRTYHIELNARPVAYMAGVSWRYPLEDLVALEARATRQAERDAEPRMRLEDLDFGYRVSGPRLAWRPVRVFDDGRQVVLEFDAAIDQASLPPLFLIEADGEAALVNYRVLGRRVVVDRLFDKAELRLVSGRRTRIVAIEKRRDGR, from the coding sequence GTGCAACCGTCCAGCGAGAACTACCTGAATGCGACCCAGGTCTACGCCTATGAGGCGGGCGCGCTGTTTCAGGTCTACGCCGCGCCCGGACATGTCACCGACATCGCCTTGCAGCCGGGAGAGGCCCTGGCGGGGCAGGGGCCGGTGGCGGCCGGCGACACGGTTCGCTGGATCATCGGCCAGACGGAAAGCGGCGCCGGCGACGCCCGTCGGACCCATATTCTGGTCAAACCCACGCGCAGTGACCTGAAAACCAACCTCGTCATCAACACCGACCGGCGGACCTATCATATAGAGCTCAACGCTCGACCCGTCGCCTATATGGCCGGCGTGTCCTGGCGTTATCCGCTTGAGGACCTCGTCGCCCTTGAGGCTCGGGCCACGCGGCAGGCCGAGCGCGACGCCGAGCCCCGGATGAGGCTGGAGGACCTCGACTTCGGCTATCGCGTATCGGGCCCGCGACTGGCCTGGCGACCTGTACGGGTGTTTGACGACGGTCGGCAGGTCGTTCTCGAGTTCGACGCCGCGATCGATCAGGCAAGCCTCCCGCCGCTCTTTCTCATCGAAGCCGACGGCGAGGCGGCGCTGGTGAACTACCGCGTGCTCGGCCGTCGGGTCGTCGTCGACCGTCTGTTCGACAAGGCGGAGCTTCGTCTTGTTTCCGGCCGGCGAACCCGGATCGTGGCGATCGAAAAGAGGAGGGACGGACGATGA
- a CDS encoding ParB/RepB/Spo0J family partition protein produces MTAQSTQALALEAAGAAAVGEDQEPGHGAEIVVPLNRLKASPRNARKVKHSEAAIEALAASIRAKGVLQPPVVEIERAANGEATGNYLVTIGEGRRQALRLLSKRKAIKGTHPVRVTVDTENDAHEISLDENITREAMHPADQFEAFRRLAEDRGYGPEEIGARFGVSAQVVRQRLRLGAAAPELMTAYREGTITLDILTAFCVSEDQDRQRQVMAQMGPYPSVFAIRRAMTEAKVRADDRRVGFVGLEAYEAEGGVVLRDLFTEDGGGWLEDPILLDRLVGEKLTALAEAARQREGWKWAGVCADFSEAADFGRVYPVVVVRSEAEVAEMAALSEEYDRLISEADAVEVLPSETDARLEAIDKALQAYGPDYDYAPEAKARSGIMVMLGHDGLARFERGLVRAEDAAPVPPPPWEEEAEEGESDGASGYLEGDHPRSKGDGAERNEEPAPLSERLLIDLTAHKTMGLRDAVQADVAAALATVVHAMALQVFYPGCGDFTPLQLRLSVGGLEPLAPGVGDSPACRRVVDRLEAWGARLPERAADLWAVLAPMGRDKLLDLLACCAGVGLLAVRDPHDRRPGAWAQAETLATAVGLDMRRTWSATAASYFARVPKARVLEAVTEAVGPEEAGRIVGFKKGDMADAAERLLEGRGWLPPVLRTIETLAKEPAQEGDGDGPPPSLDEVHDLAAE; encoded by the coding sequence ATGACTGCTCAATCTACCCAAGCCCTCGCCCTTGAGGCGGCTGGCGCCGCTGCTGTCGGAGAGGATCAGGAGCCGGGCCATGGCGCGGAGATCGTGGTTCCGCTGAACCGTTTGAAGGCGTCCCCCCGGAACGCCCGGAAGGTGAAACACTCCGAAGCGGCCATTGAGGCGCTGGCGGCGTCGATTAGGGCCAAGGGGGTGTTGCAGCCGCCCGTGGTCGAGATCGAGCGCGCGGCGAACGGCGAAGCGACCGGCAACTATCTCGTCACCATAGGGGAAGGACGGCGGCAGGCTCTGCGGCTGTTATCCAAGAGAAAGGCGATCAAGGGAACCCATCCGGTCAGGGTCACGGTCGATACCGAGAACGACGCCCACGAAATCAGCCTTGATGAAAACATCACGCGCGAAGCCATGCATCCCGCCGACCAGTTCGAAGCCTTCCGCAGGCTGGCGGAAGACAGGGGCTACGGCCCGGAAGAGATCGGCGCGCGTTTCGGGGTGTCGGCTCAGGTGGTGCGACAGCGCCTGCGGCTGGGCGCGGCGGCGCCCGAACTGATGACCGCCTATCGCGAGGGGACGATCACCCTCGATATTCTGACCGCCTTCTGCGTCAGCGAGGATCAGGACCGCCAGCGTCAGGTGATGGCGCAGATGGGACCCTATCCCTCCGTCTTCGCCATTCGTCGCGCCATGACCGAGGCCAAGGTCCGCGCCGACGACCGGCGCGTCGGTTTCGTGGGGCTTGAGGCCTATGAGGCCGAGGGCGGCGTCGTGCTGCGCGATCTCTTCACCGAGGACGGCGGAGGTTGGCTGGAAGACCCGATCCTGCTGGACCGGCTGGTCGGCGAGAAGCTGACGGCGCTGGCCGAGGCGGCGCGTCAGCGCGAGGGCTGGAAATGGGCCGGGGTCTGCGCCGACTTCTCGGAGGCGGCGGACTTCGGGCGGGTCTATCCGGTGGTGGTGGTCCGGTCCGAGGCGGAGGTCGCGGAGATGGCGGCGCTCTCGGAGGAATATGACCGGCTCATTTCCGAGGCCGACGCGGTCGAAGTCTTGCCGTCGGAGACCGACGCCCGGCTCGAAGCCATCGACAAGGCCTTGCAGGCCTATGGACCGGACTATGACTATGCGCCGGAGGCCAAGGCGCGGTCCGGGATCATGGTCATGCTGGGCCATGACGGCCTGGCCCGCTTCGAGCGCGGTCTGGTCCGGGCCGAGGATGCGGCGCCGGTGCCCCCTCCGCCCTGGGAGGAGGAGGCCGAGGAAGGCGAGAGTGACGGCGCGTCGGGCTATCTTGAGGGCGACCACCCGCGTTCCAAAGGCGACGGCGCCGAACGGAACGAGGAACCGGCGCCCCTCTCTGAGCGCCTGCTGATCGACCTGACGGCCCACAAGACCATGGGCCTGAGAGATGCGGTTCAAGCCGATGTCGCCGCCGCCCTCGCGACGGTGGTTCACGCCATGGCTCTGCAGGTCTTCTATCCCGGCTGCGGCGACTTCACGCCCCTGCAACTGCGTCTCTCGGTCGGGGGACTGGAACCGCTCGCGCCGGGCGTCGGGGACAGCCCCGCGTGTCGGCGCGTGGTTGACCGTCTCGAGGCTTGGGGCGCGCGGCTGCCGGAGCGGGCGGCGGACCTATGGGCGGTGCTGGCGCCCATGGGGCGCGACAAGTTGCTTGACCTGCTGGCCTGTTGTGCGGGCGTCGGCCTTCTCGCCGTTCGCGATCCCCATGACCGCCGACCCGGCGCATGGGCTCAGGCCGAAACTCTCGCGACGGCGGTCGGGCTGGACATGAGGCGGACATGGTCGGCCACCGCCGCCAGCTACTTCGCGCGCGTCCCCAAGGCGCGGGTGTTGGAGGCCGTGACGGAGGCGGTCGGCCCGGAAGAGGCCGGGCGGATCGTCGGCTTCAAGAAGGGCGATATGGCCGACGCGGCGGAGCGGCTTCTGGAAGGGAGAGGATGGTTGCCCCCGGTCCTGCGAACCATCGAAACCTTGGCGAAGGAACCGGCGCAGGAAGGTGATGGCGATGGACCGCCGCCTTCGCTCGACGAGGTCCATGACCTTGCAGCCGAATAG
- a CDS encoding AbgT family transporter yields the protein MKLTIWVGMVLGLTLICLSVVGAAAGWPAPVSEGGSETVKSLLSADNVRSLLTQAPTIATGFPPFGTIMLVSIGASIAVLSGLIEDFARLVSRISSRALATPLVFSLGLLAHQLSDALILVYLPACAMIFSHHGRHPALGVLAGFAAFSGALYASFGPGLQDLVLLGITHQAAQAAGLEWAFNPLANWWFSAASAVALLFAGWVVTDRVLERTPRFRPAPPQTDEMNPNGLGLVAAAAAGAVVLAIYAGLSLGQAAPLADYRAHSLARHTPAFEAGAAFLTLLLMSMGLAYAVSARRWRSAEDVYQALTYGMERLAPFFLMAVFIGFLLAMIDLSRLGDAAVTALTLGLRESRADQVVLIAALTGTTAILDFIVFSASAKWALMAPTLIPAFAQAGLSPELVTASFRLGDSVANILNPLQPAAALAILNVRRWAPEISLGRFLACMALYAIAYSLVGGGLLALWIARGWAFGPFT from the coding sequence ATGAAGCTAACGATCTGGGTCGGCATGGTGCTCGGGCTGACCCTGATCTGTCTTTCGGTGGTAGGGGCCGCCGCCGGATGGCCGGCTCCGGTGAGCGAAGGCGGATCGGAGACTGTTAAGAGCTTGCTTTCTGCAGACAACGTCCGGTCTCTCCTTACCCAAGCGCCGACGATTGCGACAGGCTTCCCGCCTTTCGGGACGATCATGCTTGTCTCCATCGGCGCAAGCATCGCCGTCTTGTCCGGTCTGATCGAGGATTTCGCGCGACTTGTCAGCCGAATTTCGTCCCGCGCGCTGGCCACGCCCTTGGTGTTCAGCCTGGGCTTGCTAGCCCATCAGTTGTCCGACGCGCTAATTCTAGTCTACTTGCCAGCCTGCGCGATGATCTTCAGTCATCATGGCCGGCACCCCGCCCTCGGCGTCCTGGCCGGATTCGCCGCCTTTTCCGGCGCTCTCTACGCCTCATTTGGTCCTGGCCTCCAAGATCTGGTTCTGCTCGGCATTACGCACCAGGCGGCGCAGGCCGCCGGCCTGGAGTGGGCGTTCAACCCCTTGGCCAACTGGTGGTTTTCCGCTGCCAGCGCCGTCGCTCTGCTGTTCGCGGGTTGGGTCGTGACTGACCGCGTGCTGGAGCGCACACCCCGTTTCCGGCCCGCGCCGCCCCAAACTGACGAGATGAACCCGAACGGCCTCGGCCTGGTCGCCGCCGCAGCGGCAGGAGCCGTCGTGCTTGCCATCTATGCGGGCCTTTCTCTAGGCCAGGCCGCTCCTCTCGCAGATTATCGGGCCCACAGCCTGGCGCGACACACCCCGGCCTTTGAGGCGGGCGCTGCCTTCCTCACCCTCCTGTTGATGAGCATGGGTCTCGCCTATGCGGTCAGCGCGAGGCGCTGGCGCTCGGCCGAGGATGTTTATCAGGCCCTCACCTACGGCATGGAGCGTCTGGCCCCATTCTTCCTAATGGCTGTCTTCATAGGGTTTCTGCTGGCGATGATCGATCTTTCCCGGCTGGGGGATGCCGCCGTAACCGCCCTGACCCTCGGGTTAAGGGAAAGCCGGGCAGACCAGGTCGTGTTGATTGCGGCGCTGACGGGCACCACCGCGATCCTCGACTTCATCGTCTTCTCGGCTTCGGCGAAATGGGCGCTGATGGCCCCTACCCTGATCCCGGCTTTCGCACAGGCCGGTCTTTCGCCCGAACTCGTCACAGCGAGCTTCCGACTCGGCGATTCCGTGGCCAATATCCTCAACCCGCTGCAGCCGGCGGCCGCGCTCGCGATACTCAATGTCCGTCGTTGGGCGCCTGAGATTTCGCTCGGGCGCTTTCTAGCCTGCATGGCCCTGTACGCTATCGCCTATTCTCTCGTCGGCGGCGGACTGCTTGCACTCTGGATCGCGAGGGGCTGGGCCTTCGGCCCCTTCACGTGA
- a CDS encoding MarR family winged helix-turn-helix transcriptional regulator — MSSSFSSVRHMRLEPAPAPEWRALASSVAAKLERISTSEHRDHDRQGRILQVVAAAGRRGVSQAEIAGALATSPSCVTRIIDRLEKEGLIDRRQHPTDRRINTVHVTPSGAAKVDQERRRSATAGETALARMSVAELAALDGLLSRIVTPHAGGS; from the coding sequence ATGTCGTCGTCTTTTTCGTCCGTCCGCCATATGAGGCTTGAACCTGCGCCCGCGCCCGAATGGCGCGCCCTGGCCTCATCGGTCGCCGCGAAGCTGGAACGGATTAGTACCTCCGAACATCGCGATCACGACCGGCAGGGGCGGATATTGCAGGTCGTCGCCGCCGCAGGAAGACGAGGCGTCAGCCAGGCTGAGATTGCGGGCGCCTTGGCCACAAGTCCATCTTGTGTCACGCGCATCATCGACCGCCTTGAGAAAGAGGGTCTGATCGACCGCCGCCAACATCCAACCGATCGCCGCATCAATACGGTTCATGTAACCCCGTCCGGGGCGGCCAAGGTCGATCAGGAGCGTCGCCGTTCCGCCACAGCGGGGGAGACCGCCCTGGCGCGCATGAGCGTGGCGGAACTGGCTGCACTGGACGGTCTATTGTCCCGCATCGTTACGCCTCACGCCGGGGGGAGCTGA
- a CDS encoding response regulator, with protein MKKDVWNSRIDLSEAQVLCADDSASGLDILSQILMGFGVQQIGRAQNAEAFRQQVNAQAYDLFLVDSSLSGNGFAEISWLRHSAQEPNRYAPVLALAGHTPLSQVKMARDCGANFIVRKPLSASVMLDRILWMGRAGRHFVEAGVYMGPDRRFRYEGVPDGHPGRRQTDLSAEVGDAVDPNMSQAEIDSLLQPQKVSS; from the coding sequence ATGAAGAAGGACGTCTGGAATAGTCGGATAGACCTGAGCGAGGCTCAGGTCCTGTGTGCGGACGACAGCGCATCCGGCCTCGATATCCTCTCGCAAATTCTCATGGGATTCGGTGTCCAGCAGATCGGGAGGGCTCAGAACGCCGAGGCTTTTCGGCAGCAAGTCAACGCCCAGGCCTATGACCTGTTCTTGGTGGACAGCAGTCTTTCGGGCAACGGGTTCGCTGAAATCAGTTGGCTTCGTCATTCGGCGCAGGAGCCGAACCGGTACGCCCCTGTTCTAGCCCTGGCGGGGCATACGCCCTTGTCGCAGGTGAAGATGGCGCGGGACTGCGGCGCGAACTTCATCGTTCGGAAACCGCTCAGCGCCAGCGTCATGCTGGACCGCATTCTCTGGATGGGACGTGCGGGGCGGCATTTTGTCGAAGCAGGCGTCTATATGGGGCCCGACCGGCGGTTCAGGTACGAAGGCGTGCCGGACGGTCACCCAGGGCGACGCCAGACGGATCTTTCTGCGGAAGTCGGCGACGCCGTGGACCCAAATATGTCCCAGGCCGAAATCGACAGTCTGCTTCAGCCCCAAAAGGTCTCGTCATGA
- a CDS encoding STAS domain-containing protein produces MAACRPNLEALPPRLDKETTKTLEARIEARRGCDLDLDGSAVTHVDSHGVCFLLAVFGVWAEDGRELRLINAAPVVEDVFRCLDLSGTSAT; encoded by the coding sequence ATGGCGGCGTGCCGGCCGAACCTGGAGGCTTTGCCGCCCCGGCTCGACAAGGAGACGACCAAGACGCTCGAGGCGCGTATTGAAGCGCGGCGCGGCTGCGACCTTGATCTCGATGGAAGCGCGGTGACGCATGTCGACAGCCACGGCGTGTGTTTTCTGTTGGCCGTCTTCGGCGTTTGGGCCGAAGACGGCCGCGAATTGAGGCTGATCAATGCTGCGCCGGTGGTGGAAGATGTATTCCGTTGCCTTGATCTCAGCGGAACTTCCGCTACGTGA